A window from Rhinolophus sinicus isolate RSC01 linkage group LG18, ASM3656204v1, whole genome shotgun sequence encodes these proteins:
- the FLYWCH1 gene encoding FLYWCH-type zinc finger-containing protein 1 isoform X5 translates to MPLPEPSEQEGENVKAGQEPSSESPETGTDVVPIAPMKPKEFSNLVLLTASTENGDGLGCPPKGMHCVMSLEISGPDTLARTLQILPAEEQGGTVQQRSQAPEQRRSKPDTAPKPLEFLRTPFGGRLLVLESFLYKQEKAVGDKVYWKCRQHTELGCRGRAITRGPRATVMRDHCHPPDEEGLEARRQRQKLPSPALPEGLGGPAGPGGLVEEPLEGLGPWLCPEEPEPAPGLVLSKPAPEEDEGLRTLALLSLPPKKRPTLGIGQRPSLEFLRTCYGGSFLVHESFLYKREKAVGDKVYWTCRDHVLHGCRSRAITQGERVTVMRGHCHPPDMEALQARRQQEKAMATLKARPGGPGGQVDKLLQGVDSLLYRRGPGTLTLTRPRPRKRAKPQALQRSPTEDQDADLGGPEFLRTPLGGSFLVHESFLYRREKAAGEKVYWTCRDQARMGCRSRAITQGHRVTVMRGHCHPPDLGGLEALRQREKRPGSTQRESSGGPEFLRTPLGGSFLVHESFLYRREKAAGEKVYWTCRDQARMGCRSRAITQGQRVMVMRRHCHPPDLGGLEALRQREQFPSQAQREGSGTLQPLEFLRTSLGGRFLVYESFLYRKEKAAGEKVYWMCRDQGRLGCRSRAITQGQQVTVMRGHCHLPDLASLEALRQRERLPSTTQQEDAEKIKLVPKVQLCFKTCSPESQQINGKVKDTIKPDGESQ, encoded by the exons ATGCCCCTGCCTGAGCCGAGTGAGCAGGAGGGTGAGAACGTGAAGGCTGGCCAGGAGCCGTCCTCTGAGTCCCCTGAGACGGGCACAGATGTTGTCCCCATAGCCCCCATGAAACCCAAGGAATTCTCCAATCTGGTCCTGCTAACGGCCTCCACCGAGAATGGGGATGGGTTGGGCTGCCCACCCAAAGGAATGCACTGTGTCATGTCCCTGGAGATATCTGGCCCTGACACCCTGGCCAGGACCCTCCAGATCCTGCCGGCGGAGGAGCAGGGAGGGACAGTCCAGCAAAGATCCCAGGCCCCTGAGCAGAGACGCAGCAAGCCAGACACAG CCCCCAAGCCCCTGGAGTTCCTGAGGACCCCATTCGGGGGCCGCCTCCTGGTACTTGAGTCCTTCCTGTACAAGCAGGAGAAGGCTGTGGGGGACAAGGTGTACTGGAAGTGCCGACAGCACACCGAGCTGGGCTGCCGGGGCCGGGCCATCACCCGAGGCCCACGGGCCACGGTGATGCGGGACCACTGCCATCCGCCTGATGAGGAGGGCCTGGAGGCCCGGCGCCAGCGACAGAagctgcccagcccagccctgccggAAGGCTTGGGGGGTCCCGCAGGCCCTGGAGGCCTGGTGGAGGAGCCACTCGAGGGGTTGGGTCCGTGGCTGTGCCCTGAGGAGCCGGAGCCTGCCCCTGGGCTGGTGCTGAGCAAGCCCGCCCCAGAGGAGGATGAGGGACTGCGAACACTGGCGCTGCTGAGCTTGCCTCCGAAGAAACGCCCGACACTGGGCATTG GACAGCGCCCTTCCCTGGAGTTCCTGAGGACCTGCTATGGGGGCAGCTTCCTGGTACATGAGTCGTTCCTGTACAAACGGGAAAAGGCTGTGGGGGACAAGGTGTACTGGACGTGCCGGGACCATGTGCTGCACGGCTGCCGCAGCCGAGCCATCACGCAAGGCGAGCGGGTGACCGTGATGCGTGGCCACTGCCACCCACCCGACATGGAGGCCCTACAGGCTCGGCGGCAGCAGGAGAAGGCCATGGCGACACTGAAGGCCAGGCCGGGTGGCCCCGGGGGCCAAGTGGACAAGCTGCTCCAAGGTGTGGACAGCCTGCTCTACCGCAGAGGGCCAGGTACCCTGACTCTCACCAGGCCCCGGCCCAGAAAACGCGCAAAGCCCCAGGCCCTGCAGAGGTCCCCCACCGAGGACCAGGATGCGGACCTGG GAGGCCCTGAGTTCCTGAGGACCCCTCTGGGAGGCAGCTTCCTGGTGCACGAGTCCTTCCTCTACAGGCGGGAGAAGGCTGCTGGAGAGAAGGTGTACTGGACGTGCCGGGACCAGGCCCGCATGGGCTGCCGCAGCCGGGCCATCACCCAGGGCCATCGGGTGACCGTGATGCGTGGCCACTGCCACCCACCCGATCTTGGGGGCCTGGAGGCCCTGAGGCAGCGGGAGAAACGCCCTGGATCGACCCAGAGGGAGAGTTCAG GAGGCCCTGAGTTCCTGAGGACCCCTCTGGGAGGCAGCTTCCTGGTGCACGAGTCCTTCCTCTACAGGCGGGAGAAGGCCGCTGGCGAGAAGGTGTACTGGACGTGCCGGGACCAGGCCCGCATGGGCTGCCGCAGCCGGGCCATCACCCAGGGCCAGCGGGTGATGGTGATGCGTAGACACTGCCACCCACCCGACCTTGGGGGCCTGGAGGCCCTGAGGCAGCGCGAGCAGTTCCCCAGCCAGGCCCAGAGGGAAGGCTCAG GAACCCTCCAGCCTCTGGAGTTCCTGAGAACTTCCCTCGGGGGGAGGTTCCTGGTGTATGAGTCCTTCCTCTACAGAAAGGAGAAGGCTGCCGGAGAGAAGGTGTACTGGATGTGCCGCGACCAGGGCCGACTGGGCTGCCGCAGCCGGGCCATCACCCAGGGCCAGCAGGTGACCGTGATGCGTGGCCACTGCCACCTGCCCGACCTGGCCAGCCTGGAGGCCCTGAGGCAGCGGGAGCGGCTCCCCAGCACAACCCAGCAGGAGGACGCAG aaaagATCAAACTTGTGCCTAAAGTTCAACTGTGCTTCAAGACTTGTTCTCCTGAAAGCCAGCAGATTAATGG GAAGGTCAAAGATACCATAAAACCTGACGGTGAGTCCCAGTGA
- the FLYWCH1 gene encoding FLYWCH-type zinc finger-containing protein 1 isoform X4: protein MPLPEPSEQEGENVKAGQEPSSESPETGTDVVPIAPMKPKEFSNLVLLTASTENGDGLGCPPKGMHCVMSLEISGPDTLARTLQILPAEEQGGTVQQRSQAPEQRRSKPDTAAPKPLEFLRTPFGGRLLVLESFLYKQEKAVGDKVYWKCRQHTELGCRGRAITRGPRATVMRDHCHPPDEEGLEARRQRQKLPSPALPEGLGGPAGPGGLVEEPLEGLGPWLCPEEPEPAPGLVLSKPAPEEDEGLRTLALLSLPPKKRPTLGIGQRPSLEFLRTCYGGSFLVHESFLYKREKAVGDKVYWTCRDHVLHGCRSRAITQGERVTVMRGHCHPPDMEALQARRQQEKAMATLKARPGGPGGQVDKLLQGVDSLLYRRGPGTLTLTRPRPRKRAKPQALQRSPTEDQDADLGGPEFLRTPLGGSFLVHESFLYRREKAAGEKVYWTCRDQARMGCRSRAITQGHRVTVMRGHCHPPDLGGLEALRQREKRPGSTQRESSGGPEFLRTPLGGSFLVHESFLYRREKAAGEKVYWTCRDQARMGCRSRAITQGQRVMVMRRHCHPPDLGGLEALRQREQFPSQAQREGSGTLQPLEFLRTSLGGRFLVYESFLYRKEKAAGEKVYWMCRDQGRLGCRSRAITQGQQVTVMRGHCHLPDLASLEALRQRERLPSTTQQEDAEKIKLVPKVQLCFKTCSPESQQINGKVKDTIKPDGESQ from the exons ATGCCCCTGCCTGAGCCGAGTGAGCAGGAGGGTGAGAACGTGAAGGCTGGCCAGGAGCCGTCCTCTGAGTCCCCTGAGACGGGCACAGATGTTGTCCCCATAGCCCCCATGAAACCCAAGGAATTCTCCAATCTGGTCCTGCTAACGGCCTCCACCGAGAATGGGGATGGGTTGGGCTGCCCACCCAAAGGAATGCACTGTGTCATGTCCCTGGAGATATCTGGCCCTGACACCCTGGCCAGGACCCTCCAGATCCTGCCGGCGGAGGAGCAGGGAGGGACAGTCCAGCAAAGATCCCAGGCCCCTGAGCAGAGACGCAGCAAGCCAGACACAG CAGCCCCCAAGCCCCTGGAGTTCCTGAGGACCCCATTCGGGGGCCGCCTCCTGGTACTTGAGTCCTTCCTGTACAAGCAGGAGAAGGCTGTGGGGGACAAGGTGTACTGGAAGTGCCGACAGCACACCGAGCTGGGCTGCCGGGGCCGGGCCATCACCCGAGGCCCACGGGCCACGGTGATGCGGGACCACTGCCATCCGCCTGATGAGGAGGGCCTGGAGGCCCGGCGCCAGCGACAGAagctgcccagcccagccctgccggAAGGCTTGGGGGGTCCCGCAGGCCCTGGAGGCCTGGTGGAGGAGCCACTCGAGGGGTTGGGTCCGTGGCTGTGCCCTGAGGAGCCGGAGCCTGCCCCTGGGCTGGTGCTGAGCAAGCCCGCCCCAGAGGAGGATGAGGGACTGCGAACACTGGCGCTGCTGAGCTTGCCTCCGAAGAAACGCCCGACACTGGGCATTG GACAGCGCCCTTCCCTGGAGTTCCTGAGGACCTGCTATGGGGGCAGCTTCCTGGTACATGAGTCGTTCCTGTACAAACGGGAAAAGGCTGTGGGGGACAAGGTGTACTGGACGTGCCGGGACCATGTGCTGCACGGCTGCCGCAGCCGAGCCATCACGCAAGGCGAGCGGGTGACCGTGATGCGTGGCCACTGCCACCCACCCGACATGGAGGCCCTACAGGCTCGGCGGCAGCAGGAGAAGGCCATGGCGACACTGAAGGCCAGGCCGGGTGGCCCCGGGGGCCAAGTGGACAAGCTGCTCCAAGGTGTGGACAGCCTGCTCTACCGCAGAGGGCCAGGTACCCTGACTCTCACCAGGCCCCGGCCCAGAAAACGCGCAAAGCCCCAGGCCCTGCAGAGGTCCCCCACCGAGGACCAGGATGCGGACCTGG GAGGCCCTGAGTTCCTGAGGACCCCTCTGGGAGGCAGCTTCCTGGTGCACGAGTCCTTCCTCTACAGGCGGGAGAAGGCTGCTGGAGAGAAGGTGTACTGGACGTGCCGGGACCAGGCCCGCATGGGCTGCCGCAGCCGGGCCATCACCCAGGGCCATCGGGTGACCGTGATGCGTGGCCACTGCCACCCACCCGATCTTGGGGGCCTGGAGGCCCTGAGGCAGCGGGAGAAACGCCCTGGATCGACCCAGAGGGAGAGTTCAG GAGGCCCTGAGTTCCTGAGGACCCCTCTGGGAGGCAGCTTCCTGGTGCACGAGTCCTTCCTCTACAGGCGGGAGAAGGCCGCTGGCGAGAAGGTGTACTGGACGTGCCGGGACCAGGCCCGCATGGGCTGCCGCAGCCGGGCCATCACCCAGGGCCAGCGGGTGATGGTGATGCGTAGACACTGCCACCCACCCGACCTTGGGGGCCTGGAGGCCCTGAGGCAGCGCGAGCAGTTCCCCAGCCAGGCCCAGAGGGAAGGCTCAG GAACCCTCCAGCCTCTGGAGTTCCTGAGAACTTCCCTCGGGGGGAGGTTCCTGGTGTATGAGTCCTTCCTCTACAGAAAGGAGAAGGCTGCCGGAGAGAAGGTGTACTGGATGTGCCGCGACCAGGGCCGACTGGGCTGCCGCAGCCGGGCCATCACCCAGGGCCAGCAGGTGACCGTGATGCGTGGCCACTGCCACCTGCCCGACCTGGCCAGCCTGGAGGCCCTGAGGCAGCGGGAGCGGCTCCCCAGCACAACCCAGCAGGAGGACGCAG aaaagATCAAACTTGTGCCTAAAGTTCAACTGTGCTTCAAGACTTGTTCTCCTGAAAGCCAGCAGATTAATGG GAAGGTCAAAGATACCATAAAACCTGACGGTGAGTCCCAGTGA